From one Leifsonia soli genomic stretch:
- a CDS encoding Fe-S cluster assembly protein HesB, with the protein MLTLTENASTIVKTLTDQSPDESAGLRISSSNPDATAFAAAVTPEPEASDQVVESGGARIFLETQAAEVLDDKVLDAQVDDQGAVSFAIGVSA; encoded by the coding sequence ATGCTCACCCTCACCGAGAACGCCAGCACCATCGTGAAGACGCTGACCGACCAGTCCCCGGACGAGTCCGCGGGTCTGCGCATCAGCAGCAGCAACCCCGACGCCACGGCGTTCGCCGCCGCGGTCACCCCGGAGCCGGAGGCTTCGGACCAGGTGGTCGAGTCGGGCGGGGCCCGCATCTTCCTCGAGACGCAGGCAGCCGAGGTCCTCGACGACAAGGTGCTCGACGCCCAGGTCGACGACCAGGGTGCCGTCAGCTTCGCGATCGGAGTCTCCGCCTAG
- a CDS encoding type 1 glutamine amidotransferase domain-containing protein — MALTNKTIAFLVGPEGIEQAELVQPWKAVTDAGGTPQLVSKEEGEVQAFNHLTPADTFPVDVTLASASADQFDALVLPGGVANGDQVRTFPEAVSLVKDFAAAGKPIAVICHGGWVLIEAGVVGGRTLTSWPSLQTDYRNAGATWVDQEVVVDDGPFTLVSSRKPDDLDAFDRELVKAFE, encoded by the coding sequence ATGGCACTGACGAACAAGACGATCGCGTTCCTGGTGGGTCCGGAGGGCATCGAGCAGGCCGAGCTGGTGCAACCGTGGAAGGCGGTGACCGATGCCGGCGGCACCCCTCAGCTGGTGTCGAAGGAGGAGGGCGAGGTGCAGGCCTTCAACCACCTGACCCCGGCCGACACCTTTCCCGTGGATGTGACCCTCGCCTCGGCGAGCGCCGACCAGTTCGACGCCCTCGTCCTCCCCGGCGGTGTCGCCAACGGCGACCAGGTCCGGACGTTTCCCGAGGCGGTGTCGCTGGTGAAGGACTTCGCGGCGGCCGGCAAGCCCATCGCGGTGATCTGCCACGGCGGCTGGGTGCTGATCGAGGCGGGCGTCGTGGGCGGCCGGACGCTGACCAGCTGGCCGAGCCTGCAGACCGATTACCGCAACGCGGGAGCAACCTGGGTCGACCAGGAGGTCGTGGTCGACGACGGCCCGTTCACGCTCGTCTCGTCGCGCAAGCCCGACGACCTCGACGCGTTCGACCGCGAGCTCGTGAAGGCCTTCGAGTAG
- a CDS encoding aldo/keto reductase: MASIPQLTLNDGNTIPQLGFGVYKIPEAETAEAVVTALEAGYRHIDTAAFYENERGVGEGVRRSGLDRSDVFVTSKVWWTDNGYDSTLRSFDASLERLGFDTIDLFLIHWPAPRSDRYVETWRALERVRAEGRARSIGVANFHTHHLDRLARETDTVPAVNQVELHPWLPQAEVRAYDAAHGIVTEAWSPLARGRVLGDPTLDALAAKHGVTPAQVVIRWQLQLGNVVIPKSTSPERIRSNIDVFGFELDADDLAAIATLESGERTGKDPDDLG, translated from the coding sequence ATGGCGAGCATCCCGCAGCTGACTCTCAACGACGGCAACACCATCCCGCAGCTGGGCTTCGGCGTCTACAAGATCCCGGAGGCCGAGACGGCGGAGGCGGTGGTGACGGCGCTGGAGGCGGGCTACCGCCACATCGACACGGCAGCGTTCTACGAGAACGAGCGCGGTGTCGGGGAGGGGGTGCGGAGGAGCGGGCTCGACCGGTCCGACGTGTTCGTCACCAGCAAGGTGTGGTGGACGGACAACGGGTACGACTCGACCCTGCGGTCGTTCGACGCCAGTCTCGAGCGGCTCGGCTTCGACACGATCGACCTCTTCCTCATCCACTGGCCTGCCCCGCGCAGCGACCGGTACGTGGAGACGTGGCGGGCCTTGGAGCGCGTGCGCGCGGAGGGCCGCGCCCGCTCGATCGGGGTGGCGAACTTCCACACGCACCATCTCGACCGGCTGGCGCGGGAGACCGACACGGTGCCGGCGGTGAACCAGGTGGAGCTGCACCCCTGGCTGCCGCAGGCCGAGGTGCGGGCGTACGACGCGGCGCATGGGATCGTGACCGAGGCGTGGTCGCCGCTGGCGCGCGGGCGCGTGCTCGGCGACCCGACGCTGGATGCGCTCGCCGCGAAGCACGGGGTGACCCCGGCGCAGGTGGTGATCCGGTGGCAGCTGCAGCTGGGCAACGTGGTCATCCCGAAGTCGACATCGCCGGAGCGCATCCGGTCGAACATCGACGTCTTCGGCTTCGAGCTGGACGCGGACGATCTGGCCGCCATCGCCACGCTGGAATCCGGGGAGCGCACCGGCAAGGACCCCGACGACCTGGGCTGA
- a CDS encoding GyrI-like domain-containing protein, with product MKSDLKKELGLYAPRRGRFELVTVPPLRYLMIDGHGDPNTSEQYRDALQTIFPLAYALKFLSKRELDRDYTVMPLEALWWAEDMASFTTARDKSQWDWTALNLIPDWITDDHVEQARATVRSRGGAPALDALRVETLDEGLCVQTLHVGSYDDEAPVLAELHDVFIPESGFTITGRHHEIYLNDARRTAPEKLRTILRQPVARAAA from the coding sequence GTGAAGAGCGATCTGAAGAAGGAGCTGGGCCTCTACGCCCCGCGGCGCGGACGGTTCGAGCTGGTGACCGTGCCGCCCCTCCGCTACCTGATGATCGACGGCCACGGGGATCCCAACACGTCGGAGCAGTATCGCGACGCGCTGCAGACGATCTTCCCGCTCGCCTACGCGCTGAAGTTCCTCAGCAAGAGAGAGCTCGACCGCGACTACACGGTCATGCCGTTGGAGGCGCTGTGGTGGGCCGAGGACATGGCGTCCTTCACCACGGCACGGGACAAATCGCAGTGGGACTGGACCGCGCTGAACCTCATCCCCGACTGGATCACCGACGACCACGTCGAGCAGGCACGCGCAACGGTGAGGAGTCGCGGCGGCGCACCGGCGCTGGACGCACTGCGCGTGGAGACCCTGGACGAGGGGCTGTGCGTGCAGACCCTGCACGTCGGCTCCTACGACGACGAGGCGCCGGTGCTGGCGGAGCTGCACGACGTGTTCATCCCGGAGTCGGGATTCACCATCACCGGCCGCCACCATGAGATCTACCTGAACGACGCCCGGCGGACCGCGCCGGAGAAGCTGCGGACCATCCTGCGGCAGCCGGTCGCGCGGGCCGCAGCGTAG
- a CDS encoding S9 family peptidase, protein MLTPPVTPKKPVERLHHGDVYVDDYEWLREKDDQAVIAHLHEENAYTNARTEHLALLREQIFDEIKARTRETDLSVPVREGDWWYYTRTVEGKQYGIHCRAPIASADDWVPPTLDEAAQRNGLPGEQILLDDNAEAEGHDFYALGSFDVSADGTRLLWAVDTEGDERYTLRVRSLIDDGATFPDEIEGTAGGALFDQTGAYIFYTTVDESWRPDTVWRHRVGDAPDAGDTQVFHEPDERYWIGVGLTRSRRFLVIEAGSNITSEAWLLRSDDPTGEFRVVWPRKEGVEYDVEHAIVGGHDRLLVVHNDGAINFELVSVSADDPQGPRRVLLAHDPAVRIEGVDAFRDFVSVEYRRDGMTRVAVACVPDPQSGKPADDTPHELHFDEELFTVGVGGNPEWTQPFLRLGYGSFVTPSTVYDYDVRTGELALRKQQPVLGTFDASLFEQRREWATAPDGARVPISLVYRRDLVTPGEPAPLVLYGYGSYEASMDPSFSIPRLSLLDRGVVFAIAHVRGGGELGRLWYENGKKLHKKNTFTDFIAAARHLVDRGWTEPSRLAAQGGSAGGLLMGAVANLAPRDFAGILAEVPFVDPLTSILDPSLPLTVIEWDEWGDPLHDPEVYDYMKSYSPLENVHATHYPRILAITSLNDTRVLYVEPAKWVAKLREVDADPLLKIEMAAGHGGVSGRYAAWRERAFALAWLLDVIGAHPSGE, encoded by the coding sequence ATGCTCACCCCGCCGGTCACGCCCAAGAAGCCCGTCGAACGCCTCCACCACGGCGACGTCTACGTCGACGACTACGAGTGGCTGCGCGAGAAGGACGATCAGGCCGTCATCGCGCACCTCCACGAGGAGAACGCGTACACCAACGCCCGCACCGAGCACCTCGCGCTGCTGCGCGAGCAGATCTTCGACGAGATCAAGGCGCGCACCCGCGAAACCGATCTGAGCGTTCCCGTCCGCGAGGGCGACTGGTGGTATTACACCCGCACGGTCGAGGGCAAGCAGTACGGCATCCACTGCCGTGCCCCCATCGCGTCGGCCGACGACTGGGTGCCGCCGACACTCGACGAGGCTGCCCAGCGCAACGGCCTTCCGGGCGAGCAGATCCTGCTCGACGACAACGCGGAGGCCGAGGGCCACGACTTCTACGCGCTCGGAAGCTTCGACGTGAGCGCCGACGGGACGCGCCTGCTCTGGGCCGTCGACACCGAGGGCGACGAGCGCTACACGCTCCGCGTCCGCTCCCTCATCGACGACGGCGCGACCTTCCCCGACGAGATCGAGGGAACCGCGGGCGGCGCGCTCTTCGACCAGACCGGCGCGTACATCTTCTACACGACGGTCGACGAGTCCTGGCGCCCCGACACCGTCTGGCGGCACCGGGTCGGCGACGCACCGGACGCCGGTGACACCCAGGTCTTCCACGAGCCGGACGAGCGCTACTGGATCGGCGTCGGCCTCACCCGGAGCAGACGGTTCCTCGTCATCGAGGCCGGGTCGAACATCACCAGCGAGGCCTGGCTGCTGCGCTCGGACGACCCGACCGGCGAGTTCCGCGTCGTCTGGCCGCGGAAGGAGGGCGTCGAGTACGACGTCGAGCACGCCATCGTCGGCGGACACGACCGCCTCCTCGTCGTGCACAACGACGGCGCGATCAACTTCGAGCTCGTCAGCGTCTCGGCGGACGATCCGCAGGGACCCCGCCGGGTTCTCCTCGCACACGATCCGGCCGTGCGCATCGAGGGCGTGGATGCGTTCCGCGACTTCGTCAGCGTCGAGTACCGCCGCGATGGGATGACGCGGGTCGCCGTCGCCTGCGTGCCCGACCCGCAGAGCGGGAAGCCGGCCGACGACACTCCGCACGAGCTGCACTTCGACGAGGAGCTCTTCACCGTCGGCGTCGGCGGCAACCCGGAGTGGACCCAGCCCTTCCTGCGCCTCGGCTACGGTAGCTTCGTCACCCCGTCGACCGTGTACGACTACGACGTGCGCACCGGGGAGCTCGCGCTGCGCAAGCAGCAGCCCGTGCTCGGAACGTTCGACGCCTCGCTCTTCGAGCAGCGCCGGGAGTGGGCGACCGCCCCGGACGGAGCGCGCGTGCCGATCTCGCTCGTGTACCGCCGCGACCTGGTGACGCCCGGCGAGCCGGCTCCGCTGGTGCTGTACGGCTACGGGTCGTACGAGGCCAGCATGGACCCGTCGTTCAGCATCCCGCGCCTCAGCCTGCTCGACCGCGGCGTCGTGTTCGCCATCGCGCACGTGCGCGGGGGCGGCGAGCTGGGACGGCTCTGGTACGAGAACGGCAAGAAGCTGCACAAGAAGAACACCTTCACCGACTTCATCGCGGCCGCCCGCCACCTGGTCGACCGGGGATGGACGGAGCCGTCGCGCCTGGCCGCCCAGGGCGGCAGCGCCGGAGGGCTGCTCATGGGCGCCGTGGCGAACCTGGCGCCGCGCGACTTCGCCGGCATCCTCGCCGAGGTGCCGTTCGTCGATCCGCTGACCAGCATCCTCGACCCGTCCCTCCCGCTCACCGTGATCGAGTGGGACGAGTGGGGCGACCCGCTGCACGACCCCGAGGTCTACGACTACATGAAGTCGTACTCGCCGCTCGAGAACGTGCACGCGACGCACTACCCGCGCATCCTCGCGATCACGAGCCTCAACGACACCCGGGTGCTCTACGTCGAGCCCGCGAAGTGGGTGGCGAAGCTGCGCGAAGTGGATGCGGACCCGCTGCTCAAGATCGAGATGGCGGCCGGTCACGGCGGGGTCTCCGGGCGGTACGCCGCCTGGCGCGAGCGGGCGTTCGCCCTCGCGTGGCTCCTCGACGTCATCGGGGCCCATCCGTCGGGCGAGTGA